The sequence catggcactggggtcaccgagcccggagaaatcccaacctgagtcgggctcgtcatcttcctcggaacccaggggcccgtaggtcgagatggccatcagtcggtcccagggtgaccgcatatgataccccggagggtctgGACATGccattatgaaagcgtccaccgaagcgaggtcgcttggtgggtcgcagctgaatctaaaaggcatggaatgggaaacggacggtacctcttgatcgacgggtggtgacgaagtcgcgtcaggggcggactgcaccgttgtctgagGTACgaagctaacgcccagcaagtccttcgcgagcgtgctggcgtcgtccgtcagcttagggttggcgtgttgcggggagacgacgctcgtcttcgtctcagacgcgaggtcaacgcccgacatgtcccccgctggggcgccggcgccgtcgactcgctcgacagccgatgaggtgccgcctcctgcttggccatgcctgccccgcctcctcctctgtcggcggggaaggtgacgggacagacccgaatgttgctcttccgccacgtggggaagacgtcgtcgattccgccgccggtgggtgggcggacggccgccattgtcgttgtcgcgcggcggaggaaggagtatcatgtcgtagctgccatcgaggaacatgaactcaagactcccgaaacggagcatcgttctgggttggagaggttgctggagactacccatctggagcttgacgggaagctgttcgtcaacacgcagcaggcccctacctggcgcgccaactgtcggcatttcgaccccggggggtccctggaccgacgagtaaattgtcgctgcgtgtcccagcccagatgggtcggcgcgagacggaacacaaaggggggaaacagcaaggggaaaccgcggccttcgtgttgtcctgcgcccagggcggatgcgcttgcagtagggggttacaagcgttcgcgtgggagagagagagagagagactgtccgccagcccgttctcccgcgcggccaaccttctcgtacgagagccctgggccttccttttatagacgtaaggagagggcccaggtgtacaatggggggtgtagcaatgtgctaacgtgtctagcaaaggggagccagagccctatgtacgtgccgtcgtggctgtcggagaggttttggcgccctgttcatgtgatgtcgtggccgttggaggagcgcttgagccccgtggaagtacagctgtcggggctatcggatccttgctgacgtctccttgcttccgtaaggggctgagagtcgccgtcgtcatggagcacgcggggtgccatcattacttgtttaccggggcgagccagatgggacgccagtcttgttccccgtagcctaagctagctaggggtagggtaatgatggcccccctatgacgtggtcggtccgagcccgaggtcgggcgaggcggtgactcctccgaggtcgaggttgagcccgagccctggggtcgggcgaggcggagaccgtcgtccgaggtcgaggttgagtccgagccctggggtcgggcgaggcggagtccgtcgtccgaggtccaggttgagtccgtgccctggggtcgggcgaggcggagtccgtcttccgaggtcgaggctgagtctgggcccgggggtcaggcgaggcggagaccgttgtccgaggtcgaggctgagtccgagccctggggtcgggcgaggcggagcttcctatggcgcctgaggccggtcttggcggctgtcagcctcaccctgacgggtggcacaacagtcggagcagcgtaggcggcgctgttttcctgtcaggtcagccagtggaggggcgaagtgactgcggtcacttcggccttgtcgtctgaggagcgcgcgtcaggataaggtgtcaggcgatccttgcattgaatgctcctgcgatacggtcggttgtcgtggcgatctggccaaggttgcttctccacgaagcctgcccgagctgggcctcgggcgaatcgaaggtgcgtccgttgcttgaggggatcctcgggcgagacgtgaatcctcctgggtcggctacctttgcccgaggctgggctcgggtgaggcgagatcgtgtcccttgagtggacggagccttgacctcaattgcgcccatcaggcctttgcagctttgtgctgatggggtttaccagctgagattaggagtcttgggggtacccctaattatggtccccgacagtaataAACCATCCGGCTTTCTCCTCTTGCGAGGTTAGGGCCAACAGTTTACATCACATGGAAAATGCTCCCAACAAGCAGGAAGGACATAACCTCCAGCTAAAACCTTAGAAACAAACTAATTTAAAGCAACCCTATTCGAAAAACACCAACCAAAATGAGAAAAGATATCCATGGCCACCGTCTCTAACTGGTGACAAGCATTCTTCAACAAGACGCCATCAGCTTCACTATTTTTTGGAGTTGAGCCCAAGTTCGGAGCCAGTATGTTCCCTAAAAAGAACCTGCAGATATGTAAACATCATAATTTTATCAAATACCAAGTTATTCCTGCTTATCCAAGTAGCCCACCAAAGAGTTTATGTAATAACTGGATGCTTAGTATTTGAGTCTATACCCAAAACATGTCTTACTGATCTTGGTCGTTGCAAAACCAAAACAGAACAATAACAGCCACATATACATGGCAAAATGATAATTGACAAATAAGTGTTGTATTATCTCGTCTTTGCTAAAAAACCATACTTTTTATTACTTTGCCAATTGCGTCTAATTAAGTTATCCTTTTTTAAAACCATACCTTTTAAAAGGTACCACAAAAAGATCTTAATATTTAGAGGTAATTTTAGTTTCCAAATTAATTTATGATAAAACACTAAACCATTATTGATTGAAGTATTATACATCGACTTAACTGAAAACAGACCAGATATGGTCAAATTCCACCTAAAAGAATCTCTCTTTGGTGACGTTTGGTTCACAAAATGCAACGTAAACGGTAACGGTAATGATTCACACTCGATTACCAACGGTAACATGTTTGAATAAGACGTTATCAGTTTCTAGTACGATATCTAATTACGGTCGGATTTAAACAAACATGGTTTAACGTTATCGGTTCCCGTTACAAATATATGAACCAAACAACACTTTTGTGTTTGTCAATGAACATGTGAACATAAGCTGCAAGAATTTTTGTTGCAGCCAAACAAAGACACATAAATACCTCGGTCTCCTCATCAGTATCAAGTCTTCATGTAACTGCCAATTAAAAAAAACATAACTAATCTTACTcttaaaaaatatataatcggGAATATAATGAGTAGCCATGTATAGCCGGTGCCCGGTAGACGGTAGTCATGACTCATGACTCAGAAGCACAACCTATGCCccacccctctctctctcctctgtcgccttcctACTACAAAGGACGCATCTGGCCGACGCCGACCAGGCGACTCCTGGTCAGTGGGCACTGGGCAGGCACTCCGGCACTGGCTCCTTCCTTCCCTTTCCCTGATCCCTCGTCCAGTCGTCCTCCTCTGCCCGGTACAGCTGCGAAGCCGGCACTGGCTCTGCTCTGCTCGCCAGCAGCACCGACCTCCACTCTACGTCTCCACCAGACCACCAGCAAGGCGAGCTCCTTTTTCACTCCCCCAAATCTCTGAATAAAAAATCGCGCAAGCAACCTCGCTCCACCGGCCTCCGCAAGTTCGTTCAGTCAGGTCAGGTCCCAGCCCACGCAGCATTTGACAGCGCGAGGCGGTTGCCCAGTCAGGTCCGCCTTTTCTTGGTTACGTTTTCCTTTGATTTTGTTTAGTTAAATGCCCATAACCACCGGCAATCCAGTCTCCACGCCCGGTTATTGTAAGCTCTGAGTTGCTCCTGGGCGCCAGTTTTAATTACCCCATCTCCGGTGTGGATTTGACGAGGGGCATTCACATTTTCGTCTTCCCATTTTGCACAGCTGGGGTGGACGGCTTTGATTTGCTTCGAAGGGAGTGAGATTGGTTGAAGCCTTCGACCAAGGTTGTCGATGGATTCTGGGATTTGGGCATCTGTTTGGAGCTTCATCAAGTTCCTGCCTTTCTTCTTTGCGCTTCTCCTCCTGGGCATCATCAAAGGTGGACAGAACGCTTGTTCTGTCAGTCCATTCTTCTCGCCTTTTTTCTTAATAGGAGTATGGAATGTAATTGTATTAAAGGATGGTTTCACACGGCTATGCCCTTGCTTCATGAATTCAATCAACCAGTTCACTTGGTGCGTTGCATTTGCTAGTCCGTTGCTAAAAATGGTTGTCGATCGAACTATTCGGGTTCTGCCTGTACTGATGCTTGGTTGCTCCTTCCAACCATTGTTGTGGGCTTCAGTAATGAATAATGATGTAACCTGGTCCTTGATTTGGCTTGCATAAATGCTCATATCACCAATGAAGTAGTCCATTTATGAGCTGATATACACTCCCTTTGATAATAAGGGAGCAAATGGTGTAGTTCATATAGGTACCAATACTCTGGCAAACTTTTATTGGCAGAGAATATTGACTTTATGAATATTGCTCCATCTGCTTGGTTCTTTTTCATTTGCAGATTTATCCATGTCGTAGTTTTACTTGTCATTTGCACAATTCTGCTTGATAGGGGCAATAGACTTATTTATGTAGAGTTTTGCAATCAGAATATCCAGGGATATGAATTGAACTATGTGCACATGATATTTTGGATTCATTCTAGAAAAAATAGTGTTCTGATTGTAAATATTAATACCTTGGCTAGCCTACATTTCATTGACTGGTTGAGTACTTGTGTTGATCTCAGTTCTTATTGGTCTATCTGATTCATGCTAATCTTACCAATCCAGGTGCTTTGTTTGGCCCATGGGCATGGCTTGTCATGACAATTGGAATTTCTGCACTTATTCTAGGCTTATGGCCTATGCATGTGATTTGGACATATTACTGCATCATCAGGTAGAGTTTGCAGTCCTGAAAGGAAAGTCATGCAATGTGGTGTATTTGGATGTGCTTATCACCTTTTTATGAAAGCAGAACCAAGATGGTAGGACCGGTCGTAAAGTTGCTGCTTCTTATTGTTGCAACTGCGGTTTTGGTTATATGGCTAATAATTGGCGTCGTGGGAAGCATCCTTGCTGGTTTGGCCTATGGCTTTCTCGCACCAGTAATGGCTACATTTGATGCGATTGGGGAAGGAAAAGAAAATCCACTTGTTCACTGTTTTTTGGTACAATTTACTTGTAACAGCTTCATTCTGATATCTGTCTTGTGTGTACAATACCTGTTTCACATGGTTAGCTAACTGGAAATGCAGGATGGAACATGGAGCACTATCACAGGAAGCTGTACAGTTGTCAGGGACATGAAAGACATGTTGGTACACTCATATTTTTCAATCATGGATGAAGTTCGTCTTCATGCACCACCCGACGGCAAGCCATATGAGATAAGGTCTTAGTTCTACTTTCTATTTGTTATTGTTTTCGGCCTTTTCATTCTTCCTTATAACTATATGTGTTAACAAGTGAGTAGCAATTGTACTAAATGAGACATTACTTTCATCCGGTACTCTACTTAAAATATTTTGTCTGTTTGTTATCTTGGTTAGCTTTTGTTACACATCATAAACAGTTCATGTTAACAATAAAATACACTGTATGTGGTCACAAGAAAGACAAGAAATACACAATTAATTAATACTTGAGAACTCACTTTAAAAAGAAATGATATGGGGGAGTGTCCCATGTAAATTGAAGTTCAGTATTCTTTTAAATTTTGATCTGATTGCTAATATTTAAAAACCATTGTAGTGATTTTCTTTTAATTGAGGAATTCCGTATGGCATAAAATAATTAATTTCCCCAGATTGCTACAAATTCCTGGTGCAATATTTGCTGCTGCTTGTGGGCTTGTAGTGGATGCAATAATGTTCACACTGATTGCCTTGTACAAGTTCCCCGTTATGCTATTCAAAGGATGGAAGCGGTTGATTGAAGATCTTATTGGCAGAGAAGGACCTTTTCTTGAGACAGCTTGCATGCCATTTGCTGGTCTTGCAATTCTTCTCTGGCCATTTGCAGTTATAGGAGCTTTTATAGCCTCTGTTATTTGCAGTGTTCCTTTTGGTGTATATGCTGCTGTGGTGGTTTATCAGGTATTGACGAATCTTTTTGGACTGGTAACAGAAAAATATCATTTGTAGTATAAAGCTAGTATTATGATGAAATATTACCTGATTTAGCATGATAGATGTGGAGGCGTGAAGCTTATAATTGCAATCTTGTTTATGTGGCAGGAATCCTCACTTTTCTTGGGACTGTCTTATGCAATATCATCAGTATCCATCTTTGATGAATATACAAATGACGTACTTGACATGGCACCAGGAtcttgctttcctaggtacaaATGGTTTATTCTGTACCAGAATATTGTCCTTGAATTGTACACCAAATAATACAAGTTACTCAAAATTTCACTTTCCATGAGTAGGTTTAAATATAGGACAAATGAAGCTTCCTCACATGGTGGCTCTCTCTCGAGACCCGCTTCATTCAAGGACAAGCATGATGGAAAGAAAGCCCCTCAGCGTGTAACATCATTTAAAAGTAGCTTTGATGAGTTCAATCCATTCAAGGTGATCTTTTTCTGGAAAATTGGCAAAAGAAATTTCACTGTGTTCCCACTACATAAACATTCTCTATACTGACACTGGTCCATGCTCCATTTAGATTAGTTTCATTGTATTCTATTTCCTCCATTCTAAATTATAAGACATTTTGACTTTTCTAGATATATAGCTTTTGTTAGGCACTTAGATATACACCATGTCTAAATACATAACAAAAGCAATGTATCTAGGAAAAGGCAAAACGTCTTATAATATAGAACCGAGGGAGTATTATGGTGGAGCTATACTTTTTGTAGAGTTTAGAGATTATACTATGAGGTTTTATAATCCCATTTAAAATTCAAAACCATGATATGATTCTTTGGTGTTTGGAAATTTGTGCAGTATAACTGATTTAAATGTGTTGTTTAGTTGCTAGATCACCTTTTCATAGAGTGTAAGCACCATGGCAAGGATCTGGTCGCTGAAGGAGTGATAACCCCAAAAGATATAGAAGGAACAAAGGCAGGCAAAGCCAGCACTGGGGTACTTAATGTTGGGTTACCAGCATATGTTATCCTTAAGGCACTCCTCCGATCTGCTAAAGCCAATTCTGATGGTCTCGTTCTAAGTAAGGGTGCCTTTTTTTCACCGCTAAAGAGGTTTGTTGTACCTTTTATTGACCTGCCAGACTTTCCTGTGAAATATGCAGGTAATGGATCTGAGATAACATCCGACAATAGGCCTACGAGTAAAATCTTTGAGTGGTTTTTTGACCCTCTGATGGTAATCAAAGATCAAATCAAAGCTGAAAACTTCACAGAAGAAGAGGAAGCATACCTTGAGAAGCAAGTGCTCTTGATTAGTGATCCAAAGCGCATCAAGGAGAATCTCATTCGGCTTCCACCATTGAGTGAGAGAAAACAAGCAGAAATAGAAGCATTTGCTCGAAGGTAGTCCTTTCATCACTCCTTTTCAACCACTAAAGAAAATATGATTCAATCTGACCCCGCTGATCCTACTGCAAGGTTGCAAGGGATCACAAAGTCGATATCAAGGTACCCCACATCCAAGCGTCGCTTCGACGCCCTTGTGAAGGCTCTTTCAGAAGAGCTTGCAAGGACAATGGGTGGTAATCAATCTGCCAATGGGTCTCAGGTCCGGAAGATAAGAAGTGGTATCGTCCGAATGCTTAGTCAGAGATCACTAGGGAAAACAACAGGCATCCCGGGCGATGATCATGAGGCTCAGCTAACAAGCGATGGTTTCACTTCATGATGTTCTGGAGGTGTTCAACTGTAACCTCAGTTTGAAAAGGAGATACTACTTTTCTGTGTTATTTTGCTAACTGGATACAAAGAACTGACACTTCTGTATGAAGAGTTTAACCTCAACCATCTCGAGGATGAGTTGTTTGTTTTCAGGACTGTATCTGGACAACACTGTAGTAATACTTCGTAACAGAAAGCAAAAGATATGATTCGCCCTAGTGCCACCAGTTACATGCCCTCGTTCGTTCTAGCCGAGTTGGATGCCTTTGGATTATTTTTTTTACTCCGACTGTCTTGGTGTGCTTGTCTTCAGTTATTTGTCCATACAATATACAAATGATCTAACACTGCTGAAAAACGATAGCCCAAGACAAATGGAGAAGCGAGAGTATTAAATTCTCCATAAACAACATTATCATTAGGTTTAAGTGTGGCAAAGGAAATTCCATTTGAAGCCGTGTGCAGGCAAAGAGACTTCACAAAAATGTGAAATGGTTCAGAAAAACAACTGAGTTGCACAACTTCTTCAAGTTAATTTCATGCATCATTACTCGTATTAGTGTTACATTTTGAATTGAAGAATCGTATTTTTCATCATCATAACCGCGGATGGAACAATGACATTCTCGATT is a genomic window of Zea mays cultivar B73 chromosome 5, Zm-B73-REFERENCE-NAM-5.0, whole genome shotgun sequence containing:
- the LOC100502381 gene encoding uncharacterized protein LOC100502381; protein product: MDSGIWASVWSFIKFLPFFFALLLLGIIKGALFGPWAWLVMTIGISALILGLWPMHVIWTYYCIIRTKMVGPVVKLLLLIVATAVLVIWLIIGVVGSILAGLAYGFLAPVMATFDAIGEGKENPLVHCFLDGTWSTITGSCTVVRDMKDMLVHSYFSIMDEVRLHAPPDGKPYEIRLLQIPGAIFAAACGLVVDAIMFTLIALYKFPVMLFKGWKRLIEDLIGREGPFLETACMPFAGLAILLWPFAVIGAFIASVICSVPFGVYAAVVVYQESSLFLGLSYAISSVSIFDEYTNDVLDMAPGSCFPRFKYRTNEASSHGGSLSRPASFKDKHDGKKAPQRVTSFKSSFDEFNPFKLLDHLFIECKHHGKDLVAEGVITPKDIEGTKAGKASTGVLNVGLPAYVILKALLRSAKANSDGLVLSNGSEITSDNRPTSKIFEWFFDPLMVIKDQIKAENFTEEEEAYLEKQVLLISDPKRIKENLIRLPPLSERKQAEIEAFARRLQGITKSISRYPTSKRRFDALVKALSEELARTMGGNQSANGSQVRKIRSGIVRMLSQRSLGKTTGIPGDDHEAQLTSDGFTS